A single region of the Dunckerocampus dactyliophorus isolate RoL2022-P2 chromosome 3, RoL_Ddac_1.1, whole genome shotgun sequence genome encodes:
- the adgrg1 gene encoding adhesion G-protein coupled receptor G1, with protein MEAPLAGRLRAVFTIFIILRSTASSDRDLNFCGTWRHGKHPLSLRFNITPGCDGVSISADERSLAVHGHMAAQCRRSGVHQLSQEAFDTREESRFCLHWEPLQDQLKLQVGGKTFPLCWPTGMPESCCTYLSHGSNAPETAYGVAHGTIGDDIITHKTLAAYSFAGSSVQCATFCPGGSRGSAQVNVTDPAAMGSVGNAGAPCAALSSEVEMEEDFGGADISSPLAEGEPPELVTSIHLPPALKQAAKTNSKVVYTFFKNNSLFQEGLEEARILDDVVEISIGNEVIRDLPEPIRIGFHHHVVPKTHSRTCVSWDARRDPMKVKWSVAGCKTQQRGSKHTECLCDHLTYFTVLVQVKPGPVRHLLALTAITSLGCAVSVISCIALIVFLCRRRRAKDPSTPIHLGLAVSLTFLNLLFFFTGVLANVGGHDLCVLAAAGLHYALLSSFSWMGIEVFHTFWLVYVVFRPSPNLCVWNLLGFVLPAVPIVVLAAVGDVYGLREVASSEDEDDPFLMCWMKKNDAALLAHYFTNLTFLAILVSAGLVMLFLVYREIRPRDEWRKNRVAFFSIWGLSCLYGTTWGLTFLDFGPFSDFILFLSCILNSFQGFLLMLRFCVLDWMRKHQVRMKESPAKVRHVPASPSTISQEPLEPLCSSS; from the exons ATGGAAGCCCCACTTGCAGGGCGTCTGCGGGCTGTGTTTACTATCTTCATCATCCTCCGCTCCACAG CTTCAAGCGACCGGGACCTGAACTTCTGCGGGACCTGGCGCCACGGCAAACACCCGCTGAGCCTGAGGTTCAACATCACCCCCGGCTGCGACGGCGTCTCCATATCGGCCGACGAGAGGTCTCTGGCCGTCCACGGGCACATGGCGGCTCAGTGCAGACGCTCCGGTGTGCATCAACTCAGTCAGGAGGCGTTCGACACCCGAGAGGAGAGTCGCTTCTGCCTGCACTGGGAGCCGCTGCAGGACCAGCTGAAGCTGCAG GTGGGAGGGAAGACCTTCCCTCTCTGCTGGCCCACCGGCATGCCGGAGTCCTGCTGCACGTACCTGTCCCACGGCTCCAACGCACCCGAGACCGCCTACGGCGTCGCCCACGGGACCATCGGGGATGACATCATCACGCACAAAACGCTGGCTGCCTACAGTTTCGCCGGAAGCTCGGTCCAGTGCG CAACCTTCTGTCCTGGGGGGAGCCGCGGATCCGCTCAAGTCAACGT gaCCGACCCGGCTGCGATGGGTTCTGTTGGGAATGCGGGGGCTCCCTGTGCGGCCCTCAGCTCTGAGGTGGAGATGGAGGAGGACTTTGGCGGTGCGGACATCAGCTCGCCT CTGGCGGAAGGCGAGCCCCCGGAGCTGGTGACCTCCATCCACCTCCCCCCGGCCTTGAAGCAGGCCGCAAAAACCAACAGCAAAGTCGTCTACACCTTCTTCAAAAACAACTCTCTGTTCCAG GAGGGCCTCGAGGAGGCGAGGATCCTGGACGACGTGGTGGAAATCTCCATCGGCAACGAGGTCATCAGGGACCTGCCCGAGCCAATCAGGATTGGCTTCCATCATCACGTCGTCCCT AAAACACATTCACGGACGTGTGTCTCGTGGGACGCCAGGAGAG ATCCGATGAAGGTGAAGTGGTCGGTGGCGGGATGTAAGACGCAGCAGAGAGGATCCAAACACACGGAGTGTCTGTGTGACCATCTGACCTACTTCACAGTGCTGGTG CAAGTGAAGCCTGGCCCGGTGCGCCACCTCCTGGCTTTGACTGCCATCACATCTCTTGGCTGCGCCGTGTCGGTCATCAGCTGCATCGCTCTCATCGTCTTCCTCTGCAGGAGaag gCGAGCGAAGGACCCGTCCACACCCATCCACCTGGGCTTGGCCGTGTCCCTCACCTTCCTCAACCTGCTCTTCTTCTTCACGGGGGTCCTGGCGAACGTGGGCGGCCACGATCTGTGCGTCCTGGCGGCGGCGGGCCTCCACTACGCCCTGCTCAGCTCCTTCTCCTGGATGGGGATAGAAGTTTTCCACACCTTCTGGCTGGTCTACGTGGTCTTCAGACCCTCGCCAAACCTCTGTGTGTGGAACCTGCTGGGCTTTG TCCTCCCCGCGGTGCCCATCGTGGTCCTGGCTGCGGTAGGAGACGTTTACGGCCTGAGGGAGGTGGCGTCCAGCGAGGACGAAGACGATCCCTTTCTGAT GTGCTGGATGAAGAAGAATGACGCGGCTTTGCTGGCTCACTACTTCACCAACCTCACCTTCCTGGCCATCCTGGTGTCTGCGGGCCTGGTGATGCTCTTCCTGGTCTACAGGGAGATCCGGCCCAGGGACGAGTGGCGGAAGAACCGCGTGGCCTTCTTCAGCATCTGGGGCCTCAGCTGTCTCTACGGGACCACCTGGGGTCTCACCTTCCTGGACTTTGGACCCTTCtcggactttattctcttcctgTCCTGCATCCTCAACTCTTTCCAAG GCTTCCTGCTGATGCTGCGGTTCTGCGTGCTGGACTGGATGCGCAAACACCAGGTGAGGATGAAAGAGTCGCCCGCCAAGGTTCGCCACGTGCCCGCGTCGCCGTCCACCATCAGCCAGGAACCCCTGGAGCCGCTTTGCTCCAGTTCTTGA